The Pricia mediterranea genome includes a window with the following:
- a CDS encoding FAD:protein FMN transferase, with product MRLLIYVLFCFVTVGIFAQEKEYVTSSKTLKLMGTRFDITVVASNHDIGQINIDEATAEIRRIEALISSWVPDSETSMINRNAGIRPVKVSEEVFQLIDRAKQISELTDGAFDISIASIDKLWKFDGSMKNKPTKEELKKSIGKVGYRKIILNADDQTVFLSEKGMKISLGAIGKGYAADKAKELLVSKQVVGGIINAAGDLTTWGAKPDGDKWLIGIANPLSKDKIFSWLPVVESSVATSGNYEQYAIIDDVKYSHIIDPRTGIPANGVSSVSVFSKRAEDCDALATAVFIMGKEAGLSLIDQLPGTDVILVDSDNKVHKSSGIILESQP from the coding sequence ATGAGGTTGTTGATATACGTACTCTTTTGCTTTGTGACCGTGGGCATTTTTGCCCAGGAAAAGGAGTATGTCACTTCGAGCAAAACCTTGAAATTGATGGGCACCCGGTTTGATATCACCGTGGTTGCCAGCAACCATGATATCGGACAGATCAATATCGACGAGGCTACCGCGGAAATCCGAAGAATAGAAGCCTTGATTTCATCCTGGGTCCCGGATTCGGAGACCTCAATGATCAATCGCAATGCAGGTATTCGGCCGGTAAAAGTCAGTGAAGAAGTCTTTCAGCTGATCGATCGGGCCAAACAGATTTCGGAACTTACCGATGGAGCTTTCGACATATCCATTGCCTCCATTGATAAGCTCTGGAAGTTCGACGGCAGCATGAAGAACAAACCCACCAAGGAAGAACTAAAAAAATCTATTGGCAAGGTCGGATATCGAAAGATTATTTTAAACGCGGATGACCAAACGGTTTTTCTCAGCGAAAAGGGAATGAAAATCTCTCTCGGTGCCATCGGAAAAGGCTATGCCGCCGACAAGGCCAAGGAACTCTTAGTGTCAAAACAGGTCGTCGGCGGAATCATTAACGCAGCGGGCGATCTTACTACCTGGGGCGCCAAGCCCGATGGCGATAAATGGCTGATCGGGATAGCGAACCCTTTGAGCAAGGATAAAATATTTTCATGGCTTCCTGTCGTAGAATCCTCCGTCGCGACCTCCGGAAATTATGAACAATATGCGATTATTGACGATGTAAAATATTCCCATATCATAGACCCCCGCACCGGAATCCCTGCTAACGGGGTGAGCAGCGTTTCGGTATTCTCAAAAAGGGCCGAGGACTGCGATGCCCTTGCCACTGCGGTATTCATTATGGGGAAGGAAGCCGGACTGTCATTGATCGACCAGCTGCCGGGGACCGATGTCATCTTGGTGGACAGCGATAACAAAGTGCACAAAAGCAGTGGGATAATTCTTGAAAGTCAACCCTAG
- the pyrE gene encoding orotate phosphoribosyltransferase, producing MVLDKDTAKKTAELLLQINAIKLSPENPFSWASGWKAPIYCDNRVLLSYPTIRNYIREEMAKQAEQLYGKPDIIAGVATGAIGIGALVADFLGLPFIYVRPEAKSHGRRNQIEGKLEANQTVVVIEDLISTGKSSLNAVDALEAEGANVKGMLAVFTYGFQVADQNFKDKEVTLHTLSDYEYLMEQALETRYINEQQMNTLLDWRKRPAEWKQ from the coding sequence ATGGTATTAGATAAAGACACTGCCAAGAAAACAGCCGAGCTCTTGCTGCAAATTAATGCAATTAAGTTGAGTCCTGAAAATCCGTTTTCCTGGGCTTCCGGCTGGAAAGCCCCGATTTATTGTGATAATCGGGTGTTGCTTTCCTATCCGACCATCCGCAATTATATTCGTGAAGAAATGGCAAAGCAAGCAGAACAGCTCTACGGAAAACCCGATATTATTGCTGGCGTAGCCACAGGAGCCATCGGTATTGGGGCATTGGTCGCCGATTTTTTAGGACTACCTTTTATTTACGTACGGCCAGAGGCCAAATCGCACGGTAGGCGAAACCAGATCGAAGGCAAACTGGAGGCGAATCAGACCGTGGTGGTCATCGAAGACCTGATCAGTACGGGAAAGAGCAGTCTAAACGCCGTCGATGCCCTAGAGGCCGAAGGGGCCAATGTCAAAGGCATGTTGGCCGTATTTACTTACGGTTTTCAAGTTGCAGATCAAAATTTTAAGGACAAAGAGGTGACGCTGCATACGTTGAGCGATTATGAGTATTTGATGGAACAGGCCCTAGAAACCCGATATATCAATGAACAACAAATGAATACGCTTTTGGACTGGCGAAAACGGCCCGCCGAATGGAAACAATGA
- a CDS encoding response regulator, protein MQKINSICIIDDDVITIYGIRKLLGSLVTCDDITSYENGRLALEGIQNEIAKKGKAPEIIFLDINMPIMDGWQFLEAFIAMPLKQQVRIEILTSSIDPIDKQNYERFKKLTHHKLTYNFKPLRKAKMEALLTMASE, encoded by the coding sequence ATGCAAAAAATCAATAGTATCTGTATCATAGATGATGATGTAATTACCATCTATGGTATTCGCAAATTATTGGGAAGCCTGGTAACCTGCGATGACATAACCTCTTATGAAAACGGAAGGTTGGCTCTCGAAGGGATACAAAATGAAATCGCGAAAAAAGGAAAAGCGCCCGAGATCATATTTTTGGACATTAATATGCCCATCATGGACGGATGGCAATTTCTTGAGGCCTTCATTGCCATGCCCCTAAAACAGCAAGTACGTATCGAAATCCTCACGTCTTCGATTGACCCCATTGACAAGCAGAACTACGAACGCTTTAAAAAACTTACCCACCACAAGCTTACCTACAACTTCAAACCCCTTCGAAAAGCGAAGATGGAAGCGCTTCTCACTATGGCATCCGAATGA
- the prfA gene encoding peptide chain release factor 1, giving the protein MIDKLNIVKQRFDEVSDLIIQPDIISDQKRYVELTKEYSDLKDLVEKRDQYIELTDNIKEAEEIIADGSDAEMLEMAKMQLEEAKAELPKLEEEIKVMLIPKDPEDAKDVVVEIRAGTGGDEASIFAGDLYRMYTKYCENRGWKTNVIDLSEGTSGGYKEIQFEVSGKDVYGTLKFEAGVHRVQRVPQTETQGRVHTSAATVMVLPEAEDFDVQIDPKDVRIDYFCSSGPGGQSVNTTYSAVRLTHEPTGLVAQCQDQKSQHKNKEKAFRVLRSRLYDMELAKKQEEDAAKRNSQVSSGDRSAKIRTYNYPQGRVTDHRIGLTLYDLPNIIDGDIQKIIDELSLVENTEKLREASEVF; this is encoded by the coding sequence ATGATAGACAAACTGAACATTGTAAAGCAGCGTTTCGATGAGGTTTCGGACCTGATCATCCAACCGGATATCATTTCGGACCAAAAGCGCTACGTCGAGCTGACCAAGGAGTATTCCGATCTCAAGGATCTTGTGGAAAAGCGCGACCAGTACATCGAACTGACCGATAATATTAAGGAGGCCGAAGAAATTATTGCCGACGGCAGCGATGCCGAGATGCTTGAAATGGCCAAAATGCAGCTAGAGGAGGCCAAGGCCGAGCTTCCAAAACTGGAGGAGGAAATCAAAGTGATGTTGATTCCCAAAGATCCCGAGGATGCGAAGGATGTCGTTGTCGAGATCCGCGCTGGAACGGGCGGGGACGAAGCCAGTATCTTCGCCGGTGACCTATATCGGATGTACACCAAATATTGCGAAAACAGGGGATGGAAGACCAATGTAATCGACCTGAGCGAAGGCACGAGCGGCGGATATAAGGAAATTCAGTTCGAGGTGAGCGGTAAGGACGTTTACGGCACCTTGAAGTTCGAGGCTGGCGTACACCGTGTTCAACGCGTGCCGCAGACCGAGACCCAAGGGCGGGTGCACACCAGTGCCGCCACGGTGATGGTACTTCCGGAGGCGGAGGACTTCGACGTGCAAATCGACCCCAAGGACGTTCGTATCGATTATTTCTGTTCATCGGGACCGGGAGGGCAGTCGGTGAACACCACCTATTCCGCCGTACGGCTGACGCACGAGCCTACCGGCTTGGTGGCCCAATGCCAGGACCAGAAATCACAACATAAGAACAAGGAAAAGGCGTTCAGGGTGTTGCGATCTCGATTGTACGATATGGAGCTGGCCAAAAAACAGGAAGAGGATGCCGCCAAACGGAATTCCCAGGTCAGTAGCGGCGACCGGTCCGCAAAAATCCGCACCTATAATTACCCACAGGGCCGGGTGACCGATCACCGCATCGGACTGACGCTCTACGATCTGCCGAATATCATCGATGGCGATATCCAAAAGATTATCGACGAATTGAGCCTGGTGGAGAACACGGAGAAACTAAGGGAAGCGTCCGAGGTGTTTTGA
- a CDS encoding SRPBCC family protein translates to MQIETPRKTVPKSEKEVFDFLTDLGNFEKLMPENIDKFELINQDRFLFSLKGMPEIVLERKRQTPHNQIVLGAASEKLPFTLTADIAKINESESEVALSFEGQFNAMMGMMIKKPLTNFMTTLSENLTKI, encoded by the coding sequence ATGCAGATAGAAACTCCCCGTAAAACAGTACCCAAAAGCGAGAAAGAGGTCTTTGATTTTTTGACCGACCTCGGCAACTTCGAAAAACTGATGCCCGAGAATATCGACAAATTCGAGCTGATCAACCAAGACCGCTTCTTGTTTTCGTTGAAGGGAATGCCGGAAATCGTACTGGAACGCAAACGACAAACGCCCCACAACCAAATCGTATTGGGAGCCGCGAGCGAAAAACTGCCCTTTACACTGACCGCGGATATTGCCAAGATCAACGAAAGTGAAAGCGAGGTCGCCCTGAGCTTCGAAGGACAGTTCAATGCGATGATGGGCATGATGATCAAAAAGCCGCTTACCAACTTTATGACCACCCTTTCCGAGAATTTGACTAAGATTTAA
- a CDS encoding NUDIX hydrolase, whose protein sequence is MYKVFVNELPLILTNKLSDTANGEYFPLNEDSVKAAIKALKKKKLPGAYIYHPNHEEILKKFTKHIPLTVAAGGVVTNVKGKVLFIYRNDKWDLPKGKLDKGESIEDCAVREVMEETGVKGLRIENFLKTTYHIYKNNGTYTLKEVHWYAMRTEYSGKLKPEKKEGIVKVKWKGPKKIRKALKNSYTNIKILFEG, encoded by the coding sequence ATGTATAAAGTTTTCGTGAACGAACTGCCGCTGATCCTGACAAATAAACTATCGGACACCGCAAACGGAGAATATTTTCCGCTTAATGAAGATTCCGTTAAAGCGGCCATAAAGGCCCTAAAAAAGAAGAAGCTTCCCGGAGCCTATATTTACCACCCCAATCACGAGGAAATCCTAAAAAAATTCACCAAACACATTCCCCTTACCGTAGCAGCCGGGGGGGTGGTCACAAACGTCAAAGGAAAGGTGCTGTTCATTTATCGCAATGATAAGTGGGACTTGCCCAAGGGCAAACTCGATAAAGGCGAATCGATAGAAGATTGTGCGGTTCGGGAGGTGATGGAAGAAACCGGGGTGAAGGGCCTGCGCATTGAAAATTTTCTAAAGACCACTTACCATATTTACAAAAATAACGGTACCTACACCCTCAAAGAAGTGCATTGGTACGCGATGAGAACGGAATATAGTGGCAAACTGAAACCGGAAAAGAAGGAGGGTATCGTAAAGGTCAAGTGGAAAGGACCAAAAAAAATTCGGAAAGCCCTGAAGAATTCCTATACCAATATCAAAATTCTTTTTGAAGGGTAA
- a CDS encoding ubiquinol-cytochrome c reductase iron-sulfur subunit, which translates to MERKQFLRSLGAGAAFAIAFPCLGACSQEDEVEGGNAPVPSGVDFALDLDAPEAAVLAKKGGFITKNSVVVVNNLEGNFVAASQVCSHQGYEEVRFLDKEGGIFYCGVHGSRFEQSGKPMNKVDASPAKFLKVFKTEVSGGVLRVFE; encoded by the coding sequence ATGGAAAGAAAACAATTTCTAAGAAGCCTAGGTGCGGGAGCCGCCTTTGCCATTGCCTTTCCCTGTTTAGGCGCATGTTCGCAAGAGGACGAGGTGGAGGGCGGAAATGCCCCGGTACCTTCCGGGGTCGATTTTGCGCTGGACCTGGATGCTCCAGAAGCTGCAGTCCTAGCCAAAAAAGGAGGTTTTATCACAAAAAATTCGGTGGTCGTCGTCAATAACCTTGAAGGAAATTTTGTGGCGGCGAGTCAGGTCTGCAGCCATCAGGGCTATGAGGAGGTCCGCTTTTTAGATAAGGAGGGGGGTATCTTTTACTGCGGGGTGCACGGGTCACGGTTTGAACAAAGTGGAAAGCCTATGAACAAGGTGGACGCATCCCCGGCGAAGTTCCTTAAAGTATTTAAGACAGAGGTATCGGGCGGGGTGCTTCGGGTATTCGAATGA
- the pyrF gene encoding orotidine-5'-phosphate decarboxylase has product MKLTSLVTQIRKKESFLCIGLDTDLEKIPSHLLAEDDPIFAFNKSIIDATHHLCVAYKPNIAFYEAYGIAGWKALEKTIAYLNKNHPDLFTIADAKRGDIGNTSGRYARAFFEELQFDAITVAPYMGKDSVEPFLAFSDKQTILLALTSNEGAFDYQTKLVEGRALYKQVLETSKTYKNAENLMYVVGATKAEYLKDIRKIVPESFLLVPGVGAQGGSLEAVCRYGMNKDVGLLINSSRGILYASTEKDFAEAAALKAAELQNRMAIELNKVR; this is encoded by the coding sequence TTGAAGCTGACAAGCCTTGTAACGCAAATCCGCAAGAAGGAATCTTTTCTTTGCATCGGTCTGGATACGGACCTGGAAAAAATACCTTCGCATCTACTTGCCGAAGATGACCCGATTTTCGCTTTTAACAAGTCCATTATCGATGCGACCCATCATCTTTGCGTGGCCTATAAGCCCAATATCGCCTTCTATGAGGCCTATGGCATTGCCGGATGGAAGGCTTTGGAAAAGACCATCGCGTATCTCAATAAAAACCATCCCGATTTATTTACCATAGCCGACGCGAAGCGGGGGGATATCGGCAATACTTCCGGCCGCTATGCCAGGGCATTTTTTGAAGAGCTGCAATTCGATGCGATAACCGTGGCGCCCTATATGGGGAAAGATTCCGTAGAACCTTTTCTTGCCTTTAGTGATAAGCAGACAATTTTATTGGCCTTGACCTCGAATGAGGGGGCTTTTGACTATCAGACAAAATTGGTGGAGGGTCGAGCGCTGTACAAGCAGGTTTTGGAAACTTCCAAGACCTATAAAAATGCGGAGAATCTCATGTATGTAGTGGGGGCGACCAAGGCGGAGTATCTTAAGGACATCCGGAAAATCGTTCCTGAAAGTTTTTTATTGGTGCCGGGCGTCGGTGCCCAGGGGGGCAGTCTGGAAGCAGTATGCCGATATGGGATGAACAAAGATGTAGGACTGCTTATCAATTCATCAAGGGGAATCTTGTATGCATCCACAGAAAAGGATTTTGCCGAAGCCGCGGCTTTGAAAGCGGCGGAACTACAAAATCGGATGGCGATCGAACTGAATAAGGTGCGTTGA
- a CDS encoding thioredoxin family protein, with translation MKKIIFIFMLVTTFAGFSQQWQSSYVDAVANAKALQKPMLLVFSGSDWCAPCIKMDKRIWRSEAFRSYARNNYVLYKADFPKKNANRLPLAVAEQNRELAAKYNPKGHFPHVVLLGGNEKILGQTGYRRGTPKAYLNHLKSFIK, from the coding sequence ATGAAAAAAATTATCTTTATTTTCATGTTGGTGACTACTTTCGCCGGTTTTTCCCAGCAATGGCAATCGAGTTATGTGGATGCGGTCGCCAATGCCAAAGCCCTGCAAAAGCCCATGCTTCTGGTTTTTTCGGGTTCCGATTGGTGTGCCCCGTGCATAAAAATGGATAAGAGAATCTGGAGATCAGAAGCTTTCCGATCTTACGCCAGAAATAATTATGTGCTTTATAAGGCGGATTTTCCCAAAAAAAATGCAAATCGATTGCCATTGGCGGTTGCCGAACAGAATAGGGAACTTGCTGCAAAATACAATCCCAAAGGGCATTTTCCGCATGTAGTACTCTTGGGCGGCAATGAAAAAATTTTAGGCCAGACCGGATATCGTAGAGGTACTCCGAAAGCGTACCTGAACCATTTGAAATCTTTCATAAAATGA
- a CDS encoding DUF3570 domain-containing protein: MRFFLAFVSLLSATLVFSQVDTSYKKRVLEAAEIELFFSYYGQEGQHAAVTGGVGSQKLTDASSALIVSIPLNADDVLTAEVGISAYTSASSSNVNPFDGDADRRASPFSASSGASRKDELVHFRPTYTHSSDDRNSVITAKGSISSEYDYFSIGSGGGYSHKFNEQNTEISFSGTVYFDQCNPQYPIELRDGFFDSRIRGNGTYTPDFKGFKDTRRNSYALSLGLSQILGAKVQGSVFIDAVLQEGLLSTPFQRVYFEDTENFFVEGFQLADDVERLPERRFKLPVGGRVNYYLNDVFVLRSYYRFYRDDWGVAAHTANLEVPVKLSDAFTLYPNYRFHTQSAADYFYKKDVAQSSYKWYTSDYDLSKFNAHQYGLGIRYKDILTKTKISVFGLKAVDLRISNYSRSDGLDAFILTLGTTFVGS; this comes from the coding sequence GTGAGATTTTTCCTTGCTTTTGTTTCCCTTCTTTCAGCGACTCTGGTTTTTTCCCAAGTAGATACCTCGTATAAAAAACGGGTGCTGGAAGCAGCCGAAATCGAACTGTTTTTCAGCTACTACGGACAAGAGGGACAGCATGCCGCAGTGACCGGGGGTGTGGGATCCCAGAAATTGACCGATGCCTCTTCGGCCCTAATCGTCAGCATACCTTTGAATGCCGATGATGTTTTGACCGCCGAGGTAGGTATTTCGGCCTATACCTCGGCCTCCTCTAGCAATGTTAATCCCTTTGACGGGGATGCGGACCGCAGGGCCAGTCCGTTCAGCGCTTCCTCCGGGGCTTCCCGAAAAGATGAGCTTGTACATTTTAGGCCCACCTACACCCATAGTTCCGACGACCGGAATTCAGTGATTACGGCAAAGGGATCTATCTCCTCTGAATACGATTATTTTTCGATCGGATCGGGCGGGGGCTATTCCCATAAATTCAACGAACAAAACACGGAAATATCCTTTAGCGGTACCGTGTACTTCGACCAATGTAATCCCCAATATCCCATAGAATTAAGGGATGGATTTTTCGATTCCAGAATAAGGGGAAACGGCACTTATACGCCTGATTTCAAGGGATTCAAAGATACAAGGCGGAACAGCTACGCCCTGTCCCTCGGACTGTCCCAGATTTTGGGCGCAAAAGTGCAAGGTTCCGTTTTTATCGATGCCGTGCTGCAGGAAGGCTTGCTAAGCACTCCTTTTCAACGGGTGTATTTTGAGGATACCGAGAATTTCTTTGTCGAGGGCTTTCAATTGGCGGACGATGTGGAACGCCTGCCCGAGCGCCGGTTCAAACTGCCCGTTGGCGGAAGGGTGAACTATTACCTGAACGACGTTTTTGTGCTGCGAAGCTACTACCGCTTCTATCGCGACGACTGGGGCGTTGCCGCCCATACGGCCAACCTGGAAGTGCCCGTAAAATTAAGTGACGCTTTTACGCTCTACCCCAACTATCGCTTCCATACCCAATCCGCCGCAGATTATTTTTATAAAAAGGATGTGGCCCAATCCAGTTACAAGTGGTACACTTCCGACTACGACCTTTCCAAATTTAATGCCCATCAGTACGGTTTGGGCATCCGATATAAGGACATCCTGACCAAGACCAAAATTTCCGTTTTCGGATTGAAGGCGGTGGATTTACGCATCAGCAACTATAGCCGCAGCGATGGCCTTGATGCCTTTATCCTTACACTAGGGACTACCTTTGTGGGAAGTTAG
- the coaD gene encoding pantetheine-phosphate adenylyltransferase, whose translation MRRAIFPGSFDPLTLGHYDIIQRGVTLFDELIIAIGSNAEKKYMFPIEQRAQFIRSAFEAEPKIKVEIYEGLTVDFCKKIDADFILRGLRNPGDFEFEKAIAHTNRKLSEIETVFLLTSSGKSYISSSIVRDVIRNGGDYTGLVPDSVRIP comes from the coding sequence ATGAGACGCGCTATTTTTCCGGGATCTTTTGATCCCTTGACTTTAGGACACTACGATATTATACAACGGGGGGTAACCCTCTTCGACGAACTGATCATCGCCATCGGCAGCAATGCCGAAAAAAAATACATGTTCCCCATCGAGCAACGGGCGCAATTTATAAGGTCCGCCTTTGAAGCCGAGCCGAAAATCAAGGTGGAAATCTATGAGGGGTTGACCGTCGATTTCTGCAAAAAAATAGATGCGGACTTTATTTTAAGGGGATTGCGCAACCCAGGGGACTTTGAGTTCGAAAAGGCAATCGCCCACACCAACCGCAAGCTTTCGGAAATCGAGACTGTTTTTCTTCTTACCTCATCCGGCAAGTCGTACATCAGTTCTTCCATTGTCCGCGATGTAATTCGAAATGGCGGGGATTATACCGGACTTGTACCCGATTCGGTCCGAATTCCCTAG
- a CDS encoding DUF4266 domain-containing protein: MKKTGFLLIFGVLFTSCVAVKPYEKAYLNDDEMRLSAKEAERFEVNFQVYREAAAGANGGTGGGGCGCN, from the coding sequence ATGAAAAAGACGGGGTTCCTTTTGATTTTTGGTGTGCTCTTCACCTCTTGCGTAGCGGTTAAACCCTATGAGAAGGCTTATCTCAACGACGATGAAATGCGGCTTTCGGCCAAGGAGGCGGAACGGTTCGAAGTCAATTTTCAAGTGTACCGCGAGGCCGCCGCGGGAGCGAACGGTGGAACGGGAGGGGGCGGTTGCGGGTGCAATTGA
- a CDS encoding PAS domain-containing protein codes for MLKSLPISTQNFLIKQLPKATVFVNERLEVVYASDKWIADFKLEPSDIFGKYIGDLFTRTGRDWENALRDCLSGSADETTVHLSPAATPNDTWFEWTCVPWKNQEGQIIGLIIETEDITQRKREEVQNNKLRTLLKATCEIGKIGCWEYSFDKDELSWCCMTREIHGVSDDYVPTVDSAVQFYKDGHSRNTIAMLIHRATEYGERWNEKLQIVDAHGNEIWVLSAGMPNFKDGELIGFMGTFQNIDEQVKSETKTKESEHLLRTLVDNLPLHVYIKDTESRKILVNKAECTYLGASDPKELLGKSDFELYDPESAQRYRNDDLRVMETSNPILAQESIITKKDGEKTTFLISKIPLADDDGKVTGLVGISMDISELKQKEEELRDLVNVVSSQNKKLIQFAHIVSHNLRSHTANFSMLLEFLAEETNESEKTKIVDMLSSSSDRLMETLENLNEIIVINTNSNLDKKPVSLKTEIKKIQGRLSSFLEENRVELAVRVSHKDTIHGIPEYIESILTNLITNAVRFKHPDRDPFIKITTKRENDYMILSITDNGLGIDLEKYGNKVFGMYKTFHDRSDAKGLGLFISKNQIEAMNGKIEVESNLGTGSTFMLYFDAKNQ; via the coding sequence ATGTTGAAGAGCCTACCCATAAGCACCCAAAACTTCTTAATCAAGCAATTGCCGAAAGCTACTGTTTTTGTCAATGAAAGATTGGAAGTGGTCTATGCTTCCGACAAATGGATAGCGGATTTCAAATTGGAGCCATCCGATATTTTCGGGAAGTACATCGGAGATCTCTTCACCAGAACCGGCCGTGATTGGGAAAACGCCTTGCGCGATTGTCTCTCTGGCAGCGCAGATGAAACCACCGTACACCTTTCACCCGCTGCAACCCCTAACGACACTTGGTTTGAATGGACCTGTGTTCCTTGGAAGAATCAAGAGGGGCAAATCATCGGACTGATCATTGAAACAGAAGATATTACCCAACGTAAACGCGAGGAAGTCCAAAATAACAAATTAAGGACGCTCTTAAAAGCTACCTGCGAAATCGGCAAGATCGGTTGTTGGGAATATTCATTTGACAAAGATGAACTTTCCTGGTGTTGTATGACCCGTGAAATTCACGGGGTTTCCGATGATTACGTTCCTACTGTTGACAGTGCGGTACAGTTTTACAAAGATGGCCATAGTCGGAATACGATTGCCATGCTTATCCACAGAGCTACCGAATATGGGGAACGCTGGAATGAAAAGTTACAGATTGTCGATGCCCATGGCAACGAAATATGGGTGTTATCCGCTGGTATGCCCAATTTTAAGGATGGCGAACTTATCGGTTTCATGGGCACCTTTCAAAATATTGACGAGCAGGTCAAATCGGAGACAAAAACAAAGGAGAGCGAACATCTGCTGCGTACCCTTGTCGATAATCTGCCGTTGCATGTCTATATCAAGGATACCGAATCGCGTAAAATTCTGGTGAACAAAGCGGAATGCACGTATCTCGGAGCCAGCGACCCCAAAGAACTCCTAGGAAAGTCAGATTTTGAGCTATACGACCCTGAATCGGCCCAGAGATACAGAAACGACGATCTTAGGGTCATGGAAACCTCGAATCCCATATTAGCACAAGAATCCATAATTACCAAAAAAGACGGCGAGAAAACCACTTTTCTTATCTCTAAAATTCCACTTGCAGATGACGACGGCAAGGTCACCGGCCTGGTCGGTATCAGTATGGACATCTCCGAACTAAAACAAAAGGAGGAGGAATTGCGGGACCTTGTCAATGTGGTTTCATCCCAAAACAAAAAATTAATCCAGTTTGCCCATATCGTGTCCCATAACCTTAGGTCCCATACCGCTAATTTTTCGATGCTACTAGAATTTTTAGCGGAGGAAACCAATGAATCAGAGAAAACCAAAATAGTGGACATGCTTAGCAGTTCTTCTGACAGACTTATGGAAACCTTGGAAAACTTAAATGAGATCATCGTCATCAACACCAACTCCAATCTCGACAAAAAGCCCGTCTCCCTAAAAACTGAGATTAAAAAGATACAGGGGCGTTTGTCTTCATTCTTAGAAGAAAACAGGGTGGAACTAGCCGTACGCGTCTCTCACAAGGACACCATTCATGGCATTCCCGAATATATAGAAAGTATTTTGACCAATCTGATCACTAATGCGGTACGCTTTAAGCATCCCGACAGGGACCCGTTCATTAAAATCACCACGAAGAGAGAAAACGATTACATGATTCTTTCGATTACCGATAACGGCCTGGGAATCGATCTCGAAAAATATGGGAACAAAGTTTTCGGCATGTATAAAACCTTTCACGACCGTAGCGATGCAAAGGGATTGGGACTTTTCATCAGTAAAAATCAGATAGAGGCCATGAACGGCAAAATAGAGGTCGAGAGCAATCTGGGCACCGGGTCAACATTCATGTTATATTTCGATGCAAAAAATCAATAG